A genome region from Dickeya dadantii NCPPB 898 includes the following:
- a CDS encoding carbohydrate ABC transporter permease yields MQKNWLPWVILSPSLLFLLLFTYFPLLRSVYDSLFDTRMAGAGASFVGLGNVARLLNDAVFWRALLNNLVYILLTVIPGVVLALLLAVALWENHAVNRWLRTAFFFPMIIPMVSAAALWLFIFMPGIGLLDYYLTKLFGPMNNNYLGRSNSALLALALIGVWKFAGYYMLFFLAGLQSIPPSTREAAIMEGASSTQVFFRVTLPLLRPTLSFVITTALIYSITQIDHVAVMTHGGPDNATTVLLYYIQNLAWDTHDLGKASAATFLTLAGLFVFSLVNLKVLEKGAHYER; encoded by the coding sequence ATGCAAAAAAACTGGCTCCCTTGGGTGATTTTATCGCCTTCTTTGCTGTTCCTGCTGTTGTTCACCTATTTTCCACTATTGCGATCCGTCTATGACAGCCTGTTCGATACCCGTATGGCGGGCGCGGGCGCATCGTTTGTCGGTTTGGGAAACGTTGCTCGCCTGCTGAATGACGCCGTATTCTGGCGCGCGCTGCTCAATAATCTGGTTTATATCCTGTTGACGGTGATCCCCGGCGTGGTGCTGGCGTTGCTGCTGGCGGTGGCGCTGTGGGAAAACCACGCGGTCAACCGCTGGCTGCGTACCGCCTTTTTTTTCCCGATGATCATCCCGATGGTCAGCGCCGCCGCGCTGTGGCTGTTTATCTTTATGCCCGGCATCGGCCTGCTGGATTATTATCTGACCAAACTGTTCGGCCCGATGAACAACAACTATCTGGGCCGCAGCAACAGCGCCCTGCTCGCCCTGGCGCTGATTGGCGTATGGAAATTCGCCGGTTACTACATGCTGTTCTTTCTGGCCGGCCTGCAAAGCATCCCGCCGTCCACCCGCGAAGCCGCGATTATGGAAGGCGCCTCGTCGACGCAGGTGTTTTTCCGGGTCACGCTACCGCTGCTGCGCCCGACGCTGAGCTTTGTCATTACTACCGCGCTGATTTACTCCATCACCCAAATCGACCACGTGGCGGTGATGACCCACGGCGGGCCGGACAACGCTACCACGGTGTTGCTGTATTACATCCAGAACCTGGCCTGGGACACCCACGACCTCGGCAAAGCCTCGGCCGCCACCTTCCTGACGCTGGCAGGGCTATTCGTTTTCTCGCTGGTTAACCTGAAAGTGCTTGAGAAAGGGGCGCATTATGAGCGTTGA
- the lpxP gene encoding kdo(2)-lipid IV(A) palmitoleoyltransferase, protein MMTQQTFTRELFHPRYWLLWFGLAVLFLLVQLPYPLLMRLGSWLGRSSRHFLKRRVSIARRNLELCFPDMPASQREAMLKANFASLGMALMETGMAWFWSDRRVRAWFEVSGFENLQQAAREQRGVMVIGIHFMSLELGGRAMGLCQPMMAMYRRHNNKLMELVQTWGRSRSNKAMIDRKDLRGMVQALKSGEAVWFAPDQDYGPKGSVFAPFFAVEQAATTCGTFTIHRLAKPAMITTVLIRKPNRQGYQLVIEPELEDYPSQDQQQAAHYMNRVIEREILRAPEQYLWLHRRFKTRPYGEASLYR, encoded by the coding sequence ATAATGACTCAACAAACCTTTACCAGGGAATTGTTCCACCCCCGCTACTGGCTGCTGTGGTTCGGCCTTGCCGTGCTGTTTCTGCTGGTGCAATTGCCTTATCCGCTGCTGATGCGGTTGGGCAGTTGGCTGGGGCGCAGCTCCCGTCATTTTCTCAAACGTCGGGTGAGCATTGCCCGCCGTAATCTGGAGCTCTGCTTTCCCGATATGCCGGCATCACAGCGCGAAGCGATGCTGAAGGCGAATTTCGCCTCGCTGGGGATGGCGCTGATGGAAACCGGCATGGCCTGGTTCTGGTCGGACAGGCGGGTCAGAGCGTGGTTCGAGGTATCCGGCTTCGAGAACCTTCAGCAGGCTGCGCGCGAACAGCGCGGCGTGATGGTGATTGGCATTCATTTTATGTCGCTGGAACTGGGCGGCCGCGCCATGGGGCTGTGCCAGCCGATGATGGCGATGTACCGGCGGCATAACAATAAGTTGATGGAACTGGTGCAGACCTGGGGACGCTCTCGCTCCAACAAGGCGATGATTGACCGCAAGGATCTGCGCGGCATGGTGCAGGCGCTAAAGAGCGGTGAAGCGGTATGGTTTGCGCCCGATCAGGATTACGGCCCGAAAGGCAGCGTGTTCGCGCCTTTCTTTGCGGTCGAGCAGGCGGCGACGACCTGCGGCACGTTCACCATTCATCGTCTGGCCAAACCGGCGATGATCACCACGGTGCTGATTCGCAAGCCGAATCGGCAAGGGTATCAACTGGTGATTGAGCCGGAACTGGAGGACTACCCGAGTCAGGATCAGCAGCAGGCGGCGCACTACATGAACCGGGTGATTGAGCGCGAGATCCTGCGTGCGCCGGAACAGTATTTGTGGCTGCACCGTCGCTTCAAAACTCGCCCGTACGGCGAGGCGTCACTGTATCGCTAA
- a CDS encoding ABC transporter substrate-binding protein translates to MHKPLKQRLQALTLGITLAFAGSALAKQNIDFMFPAPVDGKLTMEMTRIIKEFNGSQQDVEVRGIFTGNYDTTKMKAEAAQKAGQPPALVIMSANFTTDLALKNEILPMDELFKFGNEKAGAFLTNEFWPAMHKNAQVMGVTYAIPFHNSTPILYYNKTMFEKAGITQAPQTWQALLEDAKKLTDQSKGQWGIMLPSTNDDYGGWIFSSLVRANGGNYFNEDYPGEVYYNSPTTIGALRFWQNLVYKDKVMPSGVLDSKQISAAFFSGKLGMAMLSTGALGFMRENTKDFELGVAMLPAKEQRAVPIGGASLVSFKGISDEQKKAAYQFLSYLVSPQVNGAWSRFTGYFSPRKASYDTPEMKAYLEKDPRAATALEQLKYAHPWYSTYETVAVRKAMENQLAAVVNDEKVTPEAAAKAAQQEADTIMKPYVDQTALAPVK, encoded by the coding sequence ATGCATAAGCCCCTGAAACAGCGGTTACAGGCGCTCACCCTCGGCATCACGCTGGCCTTCGCCGGTTCGGCGCTGGCCAAACAGAACATCGACTTCATGTTTCCGGCCCCGGTGGACGGCAAACTGACGATGGAAATGACCCGCATCATCAAAGAATTCAACGGCTCTCAGCAGGATGTGGAAGTGCGGGGGATTTTCACCGGTAACTACGACACCACCAAAATGAAAGCGGAAGCGGCGCAGAAAGCCGGCCAGCCGCCTGCGCTGGTGATCATGTCCGCCAACTTCACCACCGATCTGGCGCTGAAAAACGAAATCCTGCCGATGGACGAACTGTTCAAATTCGGCAACGAAAAAGCCGGGGCGTTTTTGACCAACGAATTCTGGCCGGCCATGCACAAGAACGCGCAGGTGATGGGCGTGACCTACGCCATTCCGTTCCACAACTCGACGCCGATTCTCTATTACAACAAGACTATGTTCGAGAAAGCCGGCATCACGCAGGCGCCGCAAACCTGGCAGGCGCTGCTGGAAGACGCCAAAAAGCTGACCGACCAGAGCAAAGGCCAGTGGGGCATCATGCTGCCGTCCACCAACGACGACTACGGCGGCTGGATTTTCTCCTCGCTGGTGCGCGCCAACGGCGGTAATTACTTCAACGAGGACTATCCGGGCGAAGTCTATTACAACAGTCCGACGACTATCGGCGCGCTGCGCTTCTGGCAAAACCTGGTCTACAAAGACAAAGTGATGCCGTCCGGCGTACTGGACTCTAAGCAGATCAGCGCCGCGTTCTTCTCCGGCAAACTCGGCATGGCGATGCTGAGCACCGGCGCGCTGGGCTTTATGCGTGAAAACACCAAAGACTTTGAACTGGGTGTGGCGATGCTGCCGGCCAAAGAGCAGCGCGCGGTACCGATCGGCGGCGCCAGCCTGGTGAGCTTCAAAGGCATTTCCGACGAGCAGAAAAAAGCCGCTTACCAGTTCCTGAGCTATCTGGTCAGCCCGCAGGTCAACGGCGCCTGGAGCCGCTTCACCGGCTATTTCTCGCCGCGTAAAGCCTCATACGATACGCCGGAAATGAAAGCCTATCTGGAAAAAGACCCGCGCGCCGCCACCGCGCTGGAACAGTTGAAGTACGCCCATCCGTGGTACTCCACCTATGAAACCGTCGCGGTGCGTAAAGCGATGGAAAACCAGTTGGCTGCGGTGGTGAATGACGAGAAGGTCACGCCGGAAGCGGCGGCCAAAGCCGCCCAGCAGGAAGCGGACACCATCATGAAACCCTACGTGGATCAGACGGCGCTGGCCCCGGTGAAGTAA
- a CDS encoding TOBE domain-containing protein, with translation MSVSARNQLSGTVARVAEGAVNSEVVLTLESGEQLTTVITRSSVTTLGLAPGKAALALIKAPWVILASADCGLNFSARNQFSGAIDDVVKGAVHATVHITTAKGLKLTASVTNESVEEMGLQAGSAVIALIKASSVILATRA, from the coding sequence ATGTCCGTTTCTGCAAGAAATCAGCTGAGTGGAACCGTAGCCCGCGTGGCGGAAGGCGCGGTCAACAGCGAAGTGGTGCTAACTCTGGAAAGCGGCGAACAGCTGACCACCGTGATTACCCGTAGCAGCGTGACGACGCTCGGGCTGGCGCCCGGTAAAGCGGCGCTGGCGCTGATCAAGGCACCGTGGGTGATTCTGGCCTCGGCCGATTGCGGCCTGAACTTCTCCGCCCGTAATCAGTTCAGCGGCGCGATTGACGACGTGGTCAAAGGCGCGGTGCACGCCACGGTGCATATCACCACCGCCAAAGGGCTGAAACTGACCGCCAGCGTCACCAACGAAAGCGTGGAAGAGATGGGATTGCAGGCCGGATCGGCGGTGATTGCCCTGATTAAGGCTTCCAGCGTCATTCTGGCGACCCGCGCCTAG
- a CDS encoding ABC transporter ATP-binding protein, translating into MLRLHNVSKQFDDKPALRSLSLEIADGEFLVLVGPSGCGKSTLLRLLAGLETVSDGEIWLDGDDITARSPRERNFAMIFQNYALFPHLTVKDNITFGMQIRHEPKASWQPRLEKVAQLLQLDELLDRKPGKLSGGQRQRVAMARAIVRNPKLFLMDEPLSNLDARLRTEVRDGIMTLHRQLKTSTVYVTHDQTEAMSMADRIVVMNHGEVQQVGTPEQLYAFPTNRFVASFIGSPAMNIITLPCAGGAVQVGEQALPLPPHASQLRQVFFGIRPEHLTDAPETEPHMLRLPGTVTQRELMGADYLLHISTPIGELRYSRKNRGDAPMVGDTVSLGFSPFDVHLFHADTQQNVYQETPHA; encoded by the coding sequence ATGTTACGACTGCACAACGTCAGCAAGCAATTTGACGACAAACCGGCGCTGCGCTCGCTGTCGCTGGAGATCGCCGACGGCGAATTTCTGGTACTGGTCGGGCCGTCCGGCTGCGGCAAAAGTACCCTGCTGCGCCTGCTGGCCGGGCTGGAAACGGTAAGCGACGGCGAGATTTGGCTGGATGGCGACGACATCACCGCCCGGTCGCCGCGCGAGCGCAACTTCGCGATGATCTTTCAGAACTATGCGCTGTTTCCGCACCTGACGGTGAAAGACAACATCACCTTCGGCATGCAGATTCGCCATGAGCCGAAAGCAAGCTGGCAACCCCGGCTGGAGAAAGTGGCGCAATTGCTGCAACTGGACGAACTGCTGGACCGCAAACCGGGCAAGCTGTCCGGCGGCCAGCGCCAGCGAGTGGCGATGGCGCGCGCCATCGTCCGCAACCCCAAACTGTTTCTGATGGATGAACCGCTGTCCAATCTGGACGCCCGGCTGCGCACCGAAGTGCGCGACGGCATCATGACGCTGCACCGGCAGCTAAAAACCAGCACCGTTTACGTCACCCACGACCAGACCGAAGCCATGTCGATGGCGGATCGCATCGTGGTGATGAACCACGGCGAAGTCCAGCAGGTCGGCACGCCGGAGCAGTTGTATGCCTTCCCGACCAACCGGTTCGTGGCGAGTTTCATCGGCTCGCCGGCCATGAACATCATTACGCTGCCTTGCGCTGGCGGCGCGGTGCAGGTGGGTGAGCAAGCGCTTCCTCTGCCGCCGCACGCCAGCCAGCTCCGGCAGGTGTTTTTCGGCATCCGTCCGGAACACCTGACCGATGCCCCGGAAACCGAACCGCACATGCTGCGCCTGCCCGGCACCGTGACGCAACGAGAATTGATGGGCGCGGACTATCTGCTGCACATCAGCACGCCGATCGGCGAACTACGCTACAGCCGCAAAAACCGCGGCGACGCCCCGATGGTTGGCGATACCGTCAGCCTCGGCTTTTCACCTTTTGATGTTCATCTTTTTCATGCTGATACACAGCAGAACGTATACCAGGAGACCCCCCATGCATAA
- a CDS encoding carbohydrate ABC transporter permease: protein MSVEISPAVACSTRAPLPAWLRWRQSRRATLSLLMICAALLWVSPFIWMLSSAFSATTFGAGMASLLPRWPLTLDNFRDAWQSADWISLYANTIFFTFGTFFVQLLTITTAGYVFACHEFRGKQTLFLLFLVQLMIMPVAMMVPNMMTLKAFGLLNTLTGVMMPYFTSAFGVFLMRQAFLAIPKEIEEAALMEGCRWWQVLFRVLLPMSWPSILAFATVSITYHWNEYLWPLMMLNDPDKQVLTVGLVSFAMGAESGGQWGMISAGTLMVCLPLMLAFIVFQKQFLRSFGFSGIK, encoded by the coding sequence ATGAGCGTTGAAATCTCCCCCGCCGTGGCCTGTTCCACCCGCGCGCCTTTGCCGGCATGGCTGCGCTGGCGCCAGTCGCGCCGCGCGACCCTGAGCCTGCTGATGATCTGCGCCGCGCTGCTGTGGGTAAGCCCGTTTATCTGGATGCTCTCGTCGGCGTTCAGCGCCACCACCTTTGGCGCGGGCATGGCGTCGCTGTTGCCGCGCTGGCCGCTGACGCTGGATAACTTCCGCGACGCCTGGCAAAGCGCCGACTGGATAAGCCTGTACGCCAACACCATTTTCTTTACCTTCGGCACCTTTTTCGTCCAGTTGCTGACCATCACCACTGCCGGTTATGTCTTCGCCTGCCACGAATTCCGCGGCAAGCAGACGCTCTTCCTGCTGTTTCTGGTGCAGTTGATGATCATGCCGGTGGCGATGATGGTGCCCAACATGATGACGCTGAAGGCATTCGGTCTGCTCAATACCCTGACCGGCGTGATGATGCCCTATTTCACCTCGGCGTTTGGCGTATTTCTGATGCGTCAGGCGTTCCTGGCTATTCCCAAAGAGATTGAAGAAGCCGCGCTGATGGAGGGTTGCCGCTGGTGGCAGGTGCTATTTCGCGTGCTGCTGCCGATGTCCTGGCCCTCCATTCTGGCGTTCGCCACCGTCAGCATTACCTATCACTGGAACGAGTATCTGTGGCCGCTGATGATGCTCAACGACCCGGACAAACAGGTGTTGACCGTCGGGCTGGTGTCGTTCGCCATGGGCGCCGAATCCGGCGGCCAGTGGGGGATGATCAGCGCCGGGACGCTGATGGTGTGTCTGCCGCTGATGCTGGCGTTTATCGTTTTCCAAAAACAGTTCCTGAGAAGCTTTGGTTTCTCAGGGATAAAATAA
- a CDS encoding phosphodiesterase has translation MLLAQISDTHFRSSGQKLYGFIDINAGNADVVSQLNALTERPDAVVISGDIVNCGRPAEYQVARQILGNLTYPLFIIPGNHDDKTHLLEYLQPLCPQLGNDPQNMRYAIDDFATRLLFIDSSRAGTSKGWLTEETLTWLEAQLMRDDKPTAVFMHHPPLALGSAQMDRIACENGHRLLELVERFPSLVRIFCGHNHCLIMTQYRQAVIATVPGTVHQVPYYHEDTRPYYDMSPPACLMHRQVDQQWVSYLHPLSHYAGPWLYDENISCPVDER, from the coding sequence ATGCTGTTAGCGCAAATTTCCGACACCCATTTTCGCAGCTCAGGGCAAAAACTGTACGGTTTCATCGACATTAACGCCGGCAACGCCGACGTGGTGTCGCAACTTAACGCCCTGACCGAACGCCCGGATGCGGTGGTGATAAGCGGCGATATCGTCAACTGCGGTCGCCCGGCGGAATATCAGGTGGCCCGCCAGATTCTCGGTAATCTGACCTACCCGCTGTTCATCATCCCCGGCAACCACGACGACAAGACCCACTTGCTGGAATACCTGCAACCACTGTGTCCGCAACTGGGCAACGATCCGCAGAATATGCGCTACGCGATTGACGATTTCGCCACCCGGTTGCTGTTCATCGACTCCAGCCGCGCCGGCACCTCCAAAGGCTGGCTGACGGAAGAGACGCTGACCTGGCTGGAAGCGCAACTGATGCGTGACGACAAACCTACCGCCGTGTTCATGCACCATCCGCCGCTCGCGCTCGGCTCCGCCCAGATGGACCGCATCGCCTGCGAGAACGGCCACCGCCTGCTGGAGCTGGTGGAACGTTTCCCGTCGCTGGTGCGTATTTTCTGCGGGCACAACCACTGCCTGATCATGACGCAGTACCGTCAGGCAGTCATCGCCACCGTGCCGGGTACCGTCCATCAGGTACCCTACTACCACGAAGACACCCGCCCTTACTACGACATGTCGCCGCCCGCCTGCCTGATGCACCGTCAGGTGGACCAGCAGTGGGTCAGTTACCTGCATCCGCTGTCGCACTACGCCGGCCCGTGGTTGTACGACGAAAATATCAGTTGCCCGGTGGATGAGCGTTAA